Proteins encoded in a region of the Eulemur rufifrons isolate Redbay chromosome 15, OSU_ERuf_1, whole genome shotgun sequence genome:
- the KIAA0408 gene encoding uncharacterized protein KIAA0408 homolog: MDLHKQWENTETNWHKEKMELLDQFDNERKEWESQWKIMQKKIEELCQEVKLRRKINMHERARIIGLDLEKTTQDKMVESSPDDSSAGQYEFTGMNHRDGLGKEKKTEQSLFSERNQMCKEQKATKKSKVGFIDPLATDNQKECEAWPAPRTSEEESKSCSGALSTALEELAKVSEELCSFQEEIRKRSNHRRMKSDSFLQEMPNVINVPHGYHRINNGQCILPVNLEKEKQKNRKNLSCTNVLQSNPMKKCGIDTIHLQRNETPPVPPPRSTSRNFPSSDSEQAYERLKESLEHNNWVAHEGLNERNCNTHFLLRQHEMPKLCPNEEKTLKDGIMFSSLVLEVKIDSKPPSKEDVGLSMWSHDIGIGAKKSPSTFWFQKTCSTPNKPKYEMVIPDHPAKSHPDLHASNDCSSSVTQSSSALRSFSCGFERTTKNEKLAAKTDEFNRAVFRTDRNCHAIQQNQSYSEDLKPCDTLPTHTGNTSENDNVSGIWKASAHMPMPMENVPDNPTKKSTTGLVTQMPGHVNPRSYRNMLHEHNWRPSNLSGRPRSADPKSNYGVVEKLLKTYETSTGSALQNSKRFRDNWTKCNFDVSVGATLSQHLEMLQMEQEFQQKTAMRAGQQVKQGIDQKKVTEESMAVKTSHGKGFSRPARPANRRLPSRWAPRSPSAPPALRRTAHNHTTSLRSEASMI, encoded by the exons ATGGACCTACATAAGCAGTGGGAGAACACAGAGACTAACTGGCACAAGGAAAAGATGGAATTACTGGACCAGTTTGACAACGAAAGAAAGGAATGGGAAAGTCAGTGGAAGATCATGCAGAAGAAGATAGAAGAG cTTTGCCAGGAAGTAAAGCTTCGGAGGAAAATCAATATGCATGAACGTGCTAGGATCATTGGTCTTGATCTTGAGAAGACCACTCAAGACAAAATGGTGGAATCTTCTCCAGATGACTCCAGTGCAGGACAATACGAATTTACAGGGATGAATCACAGGGATGgtctgggaaaagaaaagaaaacagagcagagCTTGTTcagtgaaagaaatcaaatgtgtaaagaacaaaaagcaacaaaaaaatcaaaagtaggaTTTATAGATCCTCTGGCCACAGACAATCAAAAGGAATGTGAGGCCTGGCCTGCCCCGAGGACTTCTGAGGAAGAGAGCAAGAGCTGTTCTGGCGCCCTCAGCACT GCTCTTGAAGAACTTGCCAAAGTTAGTGAAGAATTATGCAGCTTTCAAGAGGAAATTCGAAAGCGGTCTAACCATAGAAG GATGAAGTCAGATTCTTTTCTCCAGGAAATGCCAAATGTAATTAATGTGCCTCATGGGTACCACAGGATCAACAATGGCCAGTGCATTCTTCCGGTTAatttagagaaagagaaacagaaaaatagaaagaatctgAGCTGTACCAATGTGCTACAAAGCAATCCTATGAAAAAATGTGGAATTGACACAATTCATTTGCAAAGAAATGAAACTCCACCAGTACCTCCTCCAAGAAGCACCTCTCGAAATTTTCCCAGCTCAGATTCTGAACAAGCCTATGAAAGGTTGAAGGAAAGTTTAGAACACAACAACTGGGTGGCCCATGAGGGTCTAAATGAAAGGAACTGCAATACTCACTTCCTTTTGAGGCAGCATGAGATGCCTAAGCTGTGTCCAAATGAAGAGAAGACTTTGAAAGATGGTATCATGTTTTCCTCTTTGGTACTAGAAGTCAAAATAGATAGCAAGCCTCCAAGTAAAGAAGATGTTGGCCTTAGCATGTGGTCACATGACATTGGTATAGGTGCCAAAAAGAGTCCCTCCACTTTTTGGTTTCAGAAAACCTGCTCTACTCCCAATAAGCCAAAATATGAAATGGTGATCCCAGATCACCCTGCTAAATCTCATCCTGATCTTCATGCAAGTAATGACTGTAGCTCCTCAGTGACACAGAGCAGTAGCGCACTTAGAAGTTTCAGTTGTGGCTTTGAAAGAACTACAAAGAATGAAAAGCTGGCAGCAAAGACTGATGAATTTAACAGAGCTGTATTTAGAACAGATAGAAATTGTCATGCAATACAGCAAAATCAAAGCTACTCTGAGGATCTTAAGCCCTGTGATACTTTACCTACTCATACAGGTAACACATCAGAAAATGACAATGTGTCTGGTATTTGGAAGGCCAGTGCCCACATGCCTATGCCCATGGAAAATGTGCCTGATAATCCCACCAAGAAATCCACAACAGGACTAGTCACACAAATGCCGGGACACGTAAATCCTCGCAGTTATCGGAATATGCTCCACGAGCACAATTGGAGACCAAGTAATTTGTCTGGTCGACCAAGGTCAGCTGATCCCAAGTCAAATTATGGTGTCGTGGAAAAGCTGCTGAAAACCTATGAGACATCAACAGGGTCTGCATTGCAAAATTCTAAGCGCTTCCGGGATAATTGGACCAAATGTAATTTTGATGTCAGTGTTGGTGCCACATTAAGTCAGCATTTAGAAATGCTCCAAATGGAACAAGAATTTCAGCAAAAGACAGCTATGCGTGCGGGACAGCAAGTGAAGCAAGGAATAGATCAGAAAAAGGTAACAG AGGAATCCATGGCGGTGAAAACTTCACATGGAAAAGGATTTTCCCGACCTGCTAGACCAGCAAATCGCCGTCTCCCATCCAGATGGGCACCTAGATCTCCATCAGCGCCCCCTGCCTTGCGGAGAACTGCCCACAACCATACAACTTCTTTGCGATCTGAAGCATCAATGATCTAA